The Alkalispirochaeta americana genome contains a region encoding:
- a CDS encoding ABC transporter substrate-binding protein, with amino-acid sequence MAVWKRVAARKVIGGSLLLRVFLVGVMAAMATAAFGAGAPEAVPGRDVLAIAVRAEPESLDPVKASSSSAISVVEHLVEGLVVLEEGLPGTAPSLVPGLAERWESNRDSTVWTFHIRRGVTFHDGTPLDARAVQANLERSRDARTGAAGATLLEDLESIEVVGSHTVRIRLARPCAPFPAHLAHPSLGIVSPSQFRQLAPGESLSLPAGTGPYVVDHWARGEQITLAINPRYRGPSPLISRLVFTFLPQASARIAALENGDIDVALEIPPGAAETLETLSGITVVRQSTVRTIYIGLNTRRGPLDRPLVRQALNHAIHRDRILELLQGEAIVADGPLAPAVFGYAPVASYDYDPSRARQLLARAGFPEGFDMVLYHPRGRYPRDVAVAEAVQDMLLDVGVRLRLESHPWPRLLDLTALPADQAGYDAYLMGQDVITLDGDWGLFRQFHSEQAPPGGDNRGFYSNPVVDDLLSRGRAEVDPLARREIYAEVIQEIRDDAPWIVLYHQGQIKAVRSEIRGLSLHPLGYLRTGQARFIDSGID; translated from the coding sequence GTGGCGGTGTGGAAGAGGGTGGCAGCGCGGAAGGTGATCGGCGGGTCCCTTCTTCTGCGGGTGTTCCTGGTGGGGGTGATGGCCGCTATGGCCACCGCCGCCTTCGGGGCCGGGGCTCCCGAGGCCGTTCCCGGCCGGGATGTTCTGGCGATCGCCGTCAGGGCTGAGCCGGAATCGCTGGACCCGGTGAAGGCCAGCTCATCCTCGGCGATCTCTGTGGTGGAGCATCTGGTGGAGGGTCTGGTTGTCCTGGAGGAGGGGCTTCCAGGCACGGCCCCGTCCCTGGTGCCAGGTCTTGCCGAGCGCTGGGAGAGTAACCGGGATTCCACTGTCTGGACCTTTCATATTCGCCGGGGTGTCACCTTTCACGACGGAACCCCCCTTGATGCCCGGGCGGTTCAGGCAAATCTGGAGCGCTCCCGGGATGCCCGGACTGGTGCAGCGGGAGCGACCCTCCTGGAAGACCTGGAGTCGATCGAGGTGGTCGGTTCTCATACGGTGCGGATAAGGCTTGCGCGTCCCTGCGCCCCCTTTCCCGCCCACCTGGCCCACCCTTCCCTGGGAATTGTAAGCCCTTCCCAATTTCGGCAGCTGGCTCCCGGAGAGAGCCTTTCCCTGCCCGCAGGAACCGGACCCTACGTGGTGGACCACTGGGCCAGGGGCGAGCAGATCACCCTGGCGATAAACCCAAGGTACCGGGGGCCGTCTCCCCTGATTTCCCGTCTCGTTTTTACCTTTCTGCCCCAGGCTTCGGCGCGAATAGCTGCTCTTGAAAACGGCGATATTGATGTGGCCCTGGAAATTCCTCCCGGGGCTGCGGAAACCCTCGAGACACTCTCCGGGATCACTGTGGTGCGTCAGAGCACGGTCCGTACCATCTATATCGGCCTGAACACGCGCCGCGGCCCTCTCGACCGACCCCTGGTTCGGCAGGCTTTGAACCATGCCATTCACAGGGATCGTATCCTGGAGCTTCTTCAGGGGGAGGCTATCGTCGCCGACGGGCCCCTGGCTCCGGCCGTCTTTGGCTACGCTCCGGTGGCCTCGTACGACTACGATCCGTCCCGGGCCCGGCAGCTACTGGCCCGGGCAGGCTTTCCCGAAGGGTTCGATATGGTGCTCTACCATCCCCGGGGCCGATACCCTCGGGACGTTGCGGTGGCCGAAGCGGTGCAGGACATGCTCCTTGATGTGGGTGTTCGGCTTCGTCTTGAAAGCCACCCCTGGCCCCGACTTCTGGATCTCACGGCGCTCCCGGCCGACCAGGCGGGATACGACGCCTATCTGATGGGGCAGGACGTTATTACCCTCGATGGAGACTGGGGGCTTTTTCGGCAGTTCCATAGTGAACAGGCCCCCCCGGGGGGGGATAATCGGGGCTTCTACTCCAATCCTGTGGTGGACGACCTCCTTTCCCGGGGCCGGGCAGAGGTGGACCCGCTGGCCCGGCGCGAGATCTACGCCGAGGTTATCCAGGAGATCCGGGACGACGCACCCTGGATTGTTCTCTACCACCAGGGGCAGATCAAGGCGGTTCGCTCGGAGATCCGGGGCCTCTCGTTACATCCCCTGGGGTATCTCAGGACCGGCCAGGCCCGTTTCATCGATTCCGGGATCGACTGA
- a CDS encoding peptidylprolyl isomerase encodes MEWKASHILVKEKALAEQILKRIKSGARFEALAKEHSTCPSKSKGGDLGWFGPGKMVKPFEEAVIKLRTGKISGVVRTQFGYHLIKKTGER; translated from the coding sequence ATGGAATGGAAAGCAAGTCATATTCTGGTAAAAGAGAAAGCTCTGGCAGAACAAATCCTGAAACGGATCAAGAGCGGAGCCCGCTTCGAGGCCCTGGCAAAGGAGCATTCAACCTGCCCCAGTAAATCAAAGGGTGGAGATCTGGGATGGTTCGGCCCGGGGAAGATGGTAAAGCCCTTCGAGGAGGCGGTGATCAAATTGCGCACCGGGAAGATCTCCGGCGTAGTACGGACGCAATTCGGCTATCACCTCATCAAAAAGACCGGCGAACGATAG
- a CDS encoding putative bifunctional diguanylate cyclase/phosphodiesterase, with protein MTWLSKEPRKGGAQDFPAASIQQQIDALLNLYLLLGVVFLLLAGILHALAAFLHGLDRQTFVMLWADLLAVLLLAGGLTFRKVLGTLLKLALIILVVTPIATLSFVFNGLLGSGTILLCSVIMIVVVTVRPRAALVAVGGMLLVFPLLALLVFLGVVSYTPQAAMRVNSPLTWIFHGIIMTGFACVSGITVNTFRSGLLRHIHELDRSKGRIERLAFYDSLTGLPNRHRFEEYLQERLSGPGVQGFVVLLDIKAFRVINAMFGNDRGDQVLRTVAELLQKEETYPQYYARIGGDEFALWIEGADEEDLQREFSRFCAATDRAFPAARHGHRIAYYCGVSSYPGDGDSLEVCWRRASIALRWAKEHLREGLVFFAPEMLAGADETLRLQNLLERAIQQEEFRIAYQPKVDVHSGKILGVEALARWDSPELGSVSPNIFIPAILRAHLTIPFSRLIFRMILDQMPEIEKHYGPKTPVAINASAHFFGMAGFSEYVIDAIRRAGVDPSQIIFEITEDVLIEDMPLMQQVLGELTRFGVGVSLDDFGTGFSSLYCIHSLAFTELKIDRSFVEHICNDEKSFKLFHLICSVATLYGLTIVAEGVETQEQADKLKETFCTIAQGFHYARPEILCPEPGQLLRRPGQAPALDLSFTPDRSANRDRSAPPLSEETSS; from the coding sequence GTGACGTGGTTATCGAAAGAACCCCGCAAGGGGGGGGCGCAGGATTTTCCGGCTGCCTCAATACAACAACAAATTGATGCCCTCCTGAACCTGTATCTCCTCCTGGGCGTTGTATTTCTTCTCCTGGCGGGAATTCTCCACGCCCTGGCGGCCTTTCTGCACGGCCTCGATCGGCAAACTTTTGTCATGTTGTGGGCCGATCTCCTGGCTGTTCTGCTCCTTGCCGGGGGGCTAACCTTCCGGAAGGTCCTGGGAACCCTGCTGAAGCTTGCCCTGATCATTCTGGTAGTTACTCCCATCGCCACGCTTTCCTTTGTGTTTAACGGGCTCCTGGGAAGCGGCACCATTTTGCTCTGCTCGGTGATCATGATTGTGGTGGTCACTGTGCGGCCCCGGGCAGCCCTGGTTGCCGTGGGAGGAATGCTTCTGGTCTTTCCCCTTCTGGCCCTCCTCGTTTTTCTGGGGGTTGTCTCCTACACTCCCCAGGCCGCCATGAGGGTGAACAGCCCCCTGACCTGGATCTTCCACGGGATCATCATGACCGGCTTTGCCTGCGTCAGCGGGATCACGGTGAACACCTTCAGGTCGGGATTGCTCCGGCACATCCATGAACTGGACCGGTCCAAGGGGCGTATCGAGCGTCTTGCCTTCTACGATTCCCTCACGGGTTTGCCCAACCGGCATCGCTTCGAGGAATATCTCCAGGAGCGGCTCTCCGGGCCAGGGGTGCAGGGGTTCGTGGTGCTGCTTGATATCAAGGCCTTCCGGGTGATCAACGCCATGTTCGGAAACGATCGGGGGGATCAGGTGCTGCGCACCGTGGCAGAACTCCTTCAAAAGGAGGAGACCTATCCCCAGTACTACGCACGGATTGGAGGGGATGAGTTTGCCCTCTGGATCGAGGGGGCCGACGAGGAGGATCTGCAACGGGAGTTCAGCCGCTTTTGTGCCGCCACCGATCGGGCCTTTCCAGCGGCCCGTCACGGGCACCGCATCGCCTACTACTGCGGTGTTTCCTCCTATCCCGGGGACGGTGACAGTCTTGAGGTCTGCTGGCGCCGTGCAAGCATCGCCCTGCGCTGGGCGAAGGAGCACCTGCGGGAGGGGCTCGTCTTTTTTGCTCCCGAGATGCTCGCCGGGGCCGACGAGACGCTGCGCCTTCAGAACTTGCTGGAGCGGGCGATCCAGCAGGAGGAGTTTCGCATCGCCTACCAGCCCAAGGTGGATGTCCACTCCGGAAAAATCCTGGGCGTGGAGGCCCTGGCCCGGTGGGATTCTCCCGAGTTGGGATCGGTTTCTCCGAACATCTTTATTCCGGCTATCCTCAGGGCTCACCTGACCATACCCTTCAGCCGCCTGATTTTCAGGATGATTCTCGATCAGATGCCCGAGATCGAAAAACACTACGGCCCAAAAACGCCCGTGGCAATCAACGCCTCGGCACACTTCTTTGGAATGGCCGGGTTCAGCGAGTACGTGATCGATGCCATAAGGCGCGCTGGTGTGGACCCGTCGCAGATTATCTTCGAGATCACCGAGGATGTGCTCATCGAGGATATGCCCTTGATGCAGCAGGTGCTGGGCGAACTTACCCGTTTTGGTGTGGGAGTCTCCCTTGACGATTTCGGGACGGGCTTCTCCTCGCTCTACTGTATCCATTCCCTGGCGTTCACCGAGCTGAAGATTGACCGCTCCTTTGTGGAGCATATCTGCAACGACGAGAAAAGCTTCAAGCTTTTCCATCTGATTTGTTCCGTGGCGACCCTCTATGGCCTTACCATCGTGGCCGAAGGCGTGGAGACGCAGGAGCAGGCGGACAAGCTGAAGGAGACCTTTTGTACCATCGCCCAGGGGTTCCATTACGCCCGGCCGGAGATCCTCTGCCCCGAACCTGGTCAGCTGCTCCGGCGGCCTGGCCAGGCTCCTGCGCTGGATCTGTCCTTCACTCCTGATCGGTCTGCCAATCGGGATCGGTCTGCTCCCCCGCTATCGGAAGAGACATCGTCCTGA
- a CDS encoding ABC transporter ATP-binding protein, with the protein MLNKGSTRQIPLPREEVSRGFDWTILRRLLGYLRGYTRSLVLMYTLAIIAVGCTVTIPLLLQIGIDRYIVPGDLRGLAKLLTFLAALLAVLYWSNRYQGILMMKIGYGLLSSLRKDLVTGLQYLSFRFYDTHQAGQIMSRVTNDIQVLEELLRAGLDTVVVDVLTLVGLIAAMMILDLRLSLVLVITLPLFCLLVFGLQEQLIKRGRRIQHTLSVVNAFLNESISGIKVIRTFAREDENIRNFARINQEYYEEARTFYPLNALFWQSVVTLGLTGTALVLLGGGILLHREAISLGVIAAFLVYINRFFQPLQKISNMLNQMSRAMASAERIFSLMDETLQVSDEDLSEDFSPSRSIRGEVSFRNVWFAYEGEDYVVQDISFTARPGETLAVVGATGAGKSTIMNLLCRFYDPLRGSVLVDHQDLRTLPQQWFRSRIALVMQDAGIFSGTIAENVRFGEPRAPEERIHQVFQDMGVQEMIQSLPEGIHTQVGERGNNLSIGQRQIVAFARALIRDPTVLILDEAGAYLDIRTEQLVHKALERLRRGRTTFVIAHRLATIRTADRILVMHQGKIVEEGTHQELAAQNGRYACLLRHQR; encoded by the coding sequence ATGCTGAACAAAGGGAGCACCCGCCAGATCCCGTTGCCCCGGGAGGAAGTTTCCCGGGGTTTTGACTGGACCATCCTGAGACGTCTCCTGGGATACCTGAGAGGCTATACCCGCAGCCTGGTGCTGATGTACACCCTGGCGATCATCGCCGTGGGATGCACCGTGACGATCCCTCTTCTCCTGCAAATCGGTATCGACCGTTATATTGTCCCGGGAGACCTCCGGGGCCTGGCAAAACTTCTGACTTTTCTGGCAGCACTTCTGGCGGTTCTCTACTGGAGCAACCGCTACCAGGGAATACTCATGATGAAAATCGGCTACGGCCTGCTTTCATCGCTCAGAAAAGATCTGGTTACAGGCCTCCAGTATCTCTCCTTCCGCTTTTACGACACCCACCAGGCAGGACAGATCATGAGCCGCGTCACCAACGATATCCAGGTCCTGGAAGAGCTCCTCCGGGCCGGCCTCGATACGGTGGTGGTTGATGTCCTCACCCTGGTCGGTTTGATCGCCGCCATGATGATCCTCGATCTTCGGCTGAGCCTGGTTCTGGTGATCACCCTTCCCCTGTTCTGCCTTCTGGTCTTTGGCCTTCAGGAGCAACTGATCAAACGGGGACGCCGAATCCAGCACACTCTCTCGGTCGTGAACGCCTTCCTGAACGAATCCATCTCGGGAATCAAGGTCATCCGCACCTTTGCCAGGGAAGACGAGAACATCAGAAACTTTGCCCGGATCAATCAGGAATATTACGAAGAAGCACGAACCTTCTACCCCCTGAACGCCCTCTTCTGGCAGAGCGTGGTCACCCTGGGCCTCACCGGAACAGCGCTGGTTCTTCTGGGCGGGGGAATACTTCTTCACCGCGAGGCAATCTCTCTGGGCGTAATTGCAGCTTTTCTGGTCTACATTAACCGGTTCTTCCAGCCACTCCAGAAAATCAGCAATATGCTGAACCAGATGAGCCGGGCCATGGCATCGGCCGAGCGAATCTTTTCGCTTATGGACGAGACCCTCCAGGTCTCAGACGAGGATCTTTCCGAAGATTTTTCCCCCTCCCGTTCCATCCGGGGCGAGGTATCTTTCCGGAATGTCTGGTTTGCCTACGAGGGGGAAGACTACGTTGTCCAGGATATCTCCTTTACCGCCCGGCCCGGAGAGACCCTGGCCGTGGTGGGTGCCACCGGTGCGGGGAAAAGCACCATCATGAACCTCCTGTGCCGCTTCTACGATCCGCTTCGGGGAAGCGTTCTGGTGGATCACCAGGATCTGAGAACCCTTCCCCAGCAGTGGTTCCGCTCCCGAATAGCTCTGGTCATGCAAGACGCCGGAATTTTTTCGGGGACCATCGCCGAAAACGTTCGGTTCGGAGAACCCCGTGCCCCGGAAGAGCGAATCCATCAGGTTTTTCAGGATATGGGAGTCCAGGAGATGATCCAGTCTTTACCCGAGGGAATCCACACCCAGGTGGGAGAACGGGGAAACAACCTCTCCATCGGCCAGCGTCAGATTGTTGCCTTTGCAAGGGCCCTTATCAGGGACCCCACGGTGCTGATTCTGGACGAGGCCGGCGCCTACCTGGATATCCGAACCGAACAACTTGTCCACAAAGCCCTGGAACGGCTCCGCCGGGGCAGGACCACCTTTGTCATAGCCCACCGCCTGGCGACGATCCGCACAGCCGATCGGATTCTGGTGATGCATCAGGGAAAGATCGTCGAGGAAGGCACCCACCAAGAGCTTGCAGCACAAAACGGACGCTACGCCTGCCTCCTGCGGCACCAGAGGTAA
- a CDS encoding AMP-binding protein, producing the protein MNQPETIRAIVAQSVEQHADLVAFRMTGTTGHTYREMGRAIAGVQQELARLGVAKGDRVALLSESQVGWPAAYLGITSWAAVVVPILTEFTVEDVQGILEHSGSRILIISRRHQERCGDNLDALGLTVLILEDLMDQVLAGDATIPDQYPQELDATDTAAIIYTSGTTGHSKGVELSHRNICSNVFGSNGFAAGGIKPGDRMLSLLPLAHTYECTLGMILPFTMGGVVTYLDRPASPTVLMSALKEVRPDLMLAVPLLIEKMVRARIMPKLNKPLVRAIRMVPGVNRIIYRAAGKKLLAAFGGELRFFGIGGAPLTADVEDVLFRMGFPYAIGYGLTETAPLLAGTSPGANTRRSTGVNVPGVEIRIQDGEIQVRGPNVMKGYYRDPEQTAQVFTEDGWFRTGDLGTFDAQGRLYVQGRKKSVIVGASGENIYPEAIESLINQFKGVMESLVVERSGRLIARVLLDYEQLTEQMSEQMKGHAENTSAYLEDIRRQVNARLSSFSRLTEMIEQREPFEKTPTFKIKRYMYQ; encoded by the coding sequence ATGAATCAACCAGAAACTATTCGTGCCATTGTTGCTCAGTCTGTGGAGCAACACGCAGATCTGGTGGCTTTCCGGATGACCGGGACCACCGGTCACACCTACCGGGAGATGGGAAGAGCTATCGCCGGGGTTCAGCAGGAGCTGGCCCGCCTGGGGGTGGCCAAAGGGGACAGGGTTGCCCTGCTGAGCGAGAGCCAGGTGGGGTGGCCGGCAGCGTATCTCGGGATTACCTCCTGGGCTGCCGTGGTGGTGCCCATTCTCACGGAGTTCACCGTGGAGGATGTGCAGGGAATCCTGGAACACTCGGGCAGCCGCATCCTGATTATTTCCAGACGGCACCAGGAACGGTGCGGGGATAACCTTGATGCCTTGGGCCTGACAGTGCTGATTCTGGAAGACCTGATGGATCAGGTTCTTGCAGGAGATGCGACGATTCCCGACCAGTACCCTCAGGAGTTGGATGCTACCGACACAGCGGCGATCATCTATACTTCGGGGACAACGGGCCACTCCAAGGGTGTCGAACTCTCGCATCGCAACATTTGTTCCAACGTTTTTGGTTCCAACGGCTTTGCCGCAGGGGGGATAAAACCCGGCGACCGCATGCTCTCGTTGCTTCCCCTGGCCCATACCTACGAGTGCACCCTGGGAATGATCCTGCCCTTCACCATGGGCGGCGTGGTGACCTACCTGGATCGGCCCGCTTCTCCCACGGTTCTCATGAGCGCTCTCAAGGAAGTTCGGCCCGATCTGATGCTGGCCGTGCCCCTGCTCATCGAGAAGATGGTCCGGGCCCGGATCATGCCCAAGCTCAACAAGCCCCTGGTACGGGCTATCCGGATGGTTCCCGGTGTGAACCGGATCATCTACCGCGCCGCAGGAAAGAAACTTCTGGCCGCTTTTGGCGGAGAGCTTCGTTTCTTCGGGATCGGAGGGGCTCCTCTGACGGCCGACGTGGAGGACGTGCTCTTTCGCATGGGGTTTCCCTACGCGATCGGCTACGGTCTCACCGAGACAGCGCCGCTTCTGGCTGGAACCAGCCCCGGCGCGAACACCCGCCGCTCCACGGGCGTGAATGTTCCCGGTGTCGAAATTCGCATCCAGGATGGGGAAATCCAGGTTCGCGGTCCCAACGTGATGAAGGGGTATTATCGCGATCCCGAACAGACCGCCCAGGTCTTTACCGAAGACGGCTGGTTTCGCACGGGCGATCTGGGAACCTTTGACGCTCAGGGACGGCTTTACGTTCAGGGCCGAAAAAAATCCGTTATCGTCGGTGCCAGCGGTGAAAATATTTATCCCGAAGCGATTGAATCCCTGATCAATCAGTTTAAGGGTGTAATGGAGTCTTTGGTGGTCGAACGAAGCGGGCGTCTTATCGCCCGGGTCCTTCTGGATTACGAACAACTAACGGAGCAAATGTCGGAACAGATGAAGGGCCACGCCGAGAACACCTCGGCCTACCTGGAGGATATCCGCCGTCAGGTAAACGCCCGACTCAGCTCGTTTTCCCGTCTCACCGAGATGATCGAGCAGCGGGAGCCCTTTGAAAAGACCCCGACCTTCAAGATCAAGCGCTACATGTATCAGTGA
- a CDS encoding Gfo/Idh/MocA family protein → MIHSGIIGPGLIWEKTHRRILSELHDEIHVAAVAARSRENQKRARQAYPDATIYSDARELIGDPEVEAVIILTPISLNAAFAQAALEAGKQVIVEKPLARSLAEAQNLYRIEEEMHLREGSAATLIVLEQYLYKALIPEVKTLLKEGEIGTPVSFERVLHGRIAADEDLTGGYGSTSWRQTPDFPLGNFFDGGIHEVALFQELFGPPREVFARGRSLRPDFGEIDLLTFSAIYPGDIQGTMIHSSCLGKLGDHFVIHGTKGALVVRDKELHIRSPQDGTESLLPFSWQCESTTMWQEILRNLREGTPPRYSRQKVLNDLAFMEALGRSLSSGASEPLA, encoded by the coding sequence ATGATACATTCTGGAATTATCGGTCCGGGGCTGATATGGGAGAAGACCCACCGCAGGATACTCTCGGAACTGCACGACGAGATTCACGTTGCAGCCGTGGCAGCCCGCTCCAGGGAAAACCAGAAACGGGCCCGCCAGGCCTACCCCGATGCAACAATCTACAGCGATGCCCGGGAGCTGATCGGGGACCCCGAGGTGGAGGCGGTTATCATCCTCACTCCGATCAGTCTGAACGCCGCCTTTGCACAGGCGGCCCTGGAGGCAGGAAAACAGGTCATCGTGGAAAAACCTCTCGCACGGTCCCTGGCCGAAGCGCAGAATCTCTACCGTATCGAGGAAGAGATGCATCTCAGGGAAGGGAGCGCCGCCACGCTGATCGTCCTGGAGCAGTACCTCTATAAGGCCCTTATTCCGGAAGTCAAAACTCTTCTGAAAGAAGGCGAGATCGGCACCCCCGTCAGTTTTGAGCGGGTTCTCCACGGCAGGATTGCCGCCGACGAGGACCTGACCGGCGGCTACGGAAGCACATCCTGGCGCCAGACCCCTGATTTTCCCCTGGGCAACTTCTTTGACGGCGGCATCCACGAAGTAGCCCTCTTCCAGGAACTGTTCGGTCCTCCCCGGGAGGTCTTCGCCCGGGGACGCTCGCTCCGGCCGGATTTCGGCGAGATCGACCTGCTCACCTTTTCGGCGATCTACCCCGGGGATATCCAGGGGACCATGATCCACTCCAGTTGCCTCGGAAAACTGGGTGATCACTTCGTGATTCACGGCACCAAGGGAGCCCTGGTAGTGCGCGATAAGGAACTCCATATCCGATCCCCCCAGGACGGAACGGAATCGCTCCTTCCCTTCTCGTGGCAGTGCGAGAGCACGACCATGTGGCAGGAGATCCTCCGGAATCTCCGGGAAGGAACACCTCCCCGTTACAGTCGCCAGAAGGTCCTCAACGACCTTGCCTTTATGGAGGCCCTTGGCCGAAGTCTCTCCTCGGGTGCATCGGAGCCTCTGGCATGA
- a CDS encoding EAL domain-containing protein — translation MNFCLEELLESLQVDRLSAYFQPVVNLRTARIVGCEALLRPVTRDGALLAPGIVFERARQMGCLLELENSAHRVSIKAFVEEASSTREDLLLFLNFSAHLLNRGDMDPEAILSTVKRAGLDPRNVALDIVESSVDTPKELLDFVTRNRQEGFLITLDDFGTKNSNLERVALVQPQIIKIDRSIVKGVHQDPLKQAILRSVGYLAQTMGALSLAEGIETIQDLAFCAREGVQLAQGFLLGRPRPGIAALIAQGSEKLPPLLAQLQETLAADLRKARQSDLAISGEIDHLLENLKKIGASRMEPYLEKWARARETIDAVYITTDTGIQITEMVTPGNEAAEPDITKGKRDGHSGACANAPSNLASKQGNPLFSLCEKGTDHSNKEYVFGLHALDQDRYVTKPYISLATGNLCRTITQKFRSAQGQHCLLCVDLRGT, via the coding sequence ATGAATTTCTGCCTGGAGGAGCTCCTGGAGAGCCTGCAGGTGGACCGGCTCTCCGCCTACTTTCAACCGGTCGTTAACCTCCGCACCGCCCGGATCGTGGGGTGCGAGGCACTTCTGCGGCCCGTCACACGCGACGGAGCGCTTCTGGCTCCAGGAATCGTCTTTGAGAGAGCCCGCCAGATGGGCTGCCTCCTGGAACTTGAGAATTCTGCTCACAGGGTCTCCATCAAGGCCTTCGTGGAAGAAGCCTCTTCGACCAGAGAGGACCTTCTTCTTTTCCTGAACTTCTCGGCCCATCTTCTGAACCGGGGAGATATGGACCCCGAGGCGATTCTCTCCACCGTCAAAAGGGCGGGCCTTGATCCCCGCAACGTGGCCCTGGATATCGTGGAATCGTCGGTGGACACGCCAAAAGAACTGCTTGACTTTGTTACCCGCAACCGCCAGGAAGGATTCCTGATCACCCTGGACGATTTCGGGACAAAGAACTCCAACCTCGAACGGGTCGCCCTGGTGCAACCCCAGATCATCAAGATCGACCGCTCCATCGTCAAGGGCGTTCATCAGGATCCGCTAAAGCAGGCAATCCTCCGCTCTGTGGGGTATCTGGCCCAGACTATGGGGGCTCTCAGCCTTGCCGAGGGGATCGAGACGATCCAGGACCTGGCCTTCTGCGCCCGGGAGGGCGTGCAACTCGCCCAGGGGTTTCTTCTGGGGCGCCCCCGGCCGGGCATCGCCGCGCTGATCGCCCAGGGATCGGAGAAACTCCCGCCTCTGTTGGCACAGCTTCAGGAGACCCTGGCCGCAGACCTCCGGAAAGCCCGTCAGTCCGACCTGGCTATCTCGGGAGAGATAGATCACCTCCTGGAAAACCTGAAAAAAATCGGTGCGTCGCGCATGGAGCCGTATCTTGAAAAGTGGGCTCGCGCGCGGGAAACGATCGATGCCGTCTACATCACCACCGACACGGGAATCCAGATCACCGAGATGGTGACTCCCGGCAACGAAGCTGCCGAACCAGATATCACGAAGGGGAAACGCGACGGACACTCAGGAGCTTGCGCAAACGCGCCATCAAACCTCGCATCAAAACAGGGCAATCCCCTCTTCTCCCTCTGCGAGAAAGGAACCGACCACAGCAACAAGGAGTATGTCTTTGGCCTCCACGCCCTGGACCAGGACCGGTACGTGACAAAACCCTATATATCCCTGGCCACAGGAAACCTCTGCAGGACCATCACCCAGAAGTTTCGCTCCGCCCAGGGTCAGCACTGCCTGCTCTGCGTAGACCTGCGCGGCACCTGA